From a single Pirellulaceae bacterium genomic region:
- a CDS encoding acyl carrier protein, whose product MGPTEIRDEILDILSDIAPDEDLSNLNDDATFREQLELDSMDFLDIVMELRKRHRIHVPEEDYPQLASMASTVRYLEPKMAEI is encoded by the coding sequence ATGGGTCCGACCGAAATTCGCGATGAAATCCTGGATATTCTCAGTGATATCGCCCCCGATGAAGACCTGAGCAACTTGAACGACGACGCCACGTTTCGCGAGCAGCTTGAACTGGATAGCATGGATTTTCTGGACATCGTGATGGAGCTGCGCAAGCGCCACCGCATTCACGTGCCCGAAGAAGATTATCCACAACTAGCCAGCATGGCCAGCACGGTCCGATACCTTGAGCCCAAGATGGCAGAAATCTAG